A part of Polynucleobacter sp. MG-Unter2-18 genomic DNA contains:
- a CDS encoding anhydro-N-acetylmuramic acid kinase has translation MNKPHPLYIGLMSGTSLDGIDAVLAKIEKAGDTSLLGSISLAFSPELRKALLDLQSPGPNEIHRENQAANALALAYADAVKQLLTQAKLSASDISAIGAHGQTIRHQANLAHHLAYTHQTLNPALLAELTGIDVIADFRSRDLAAGGHGAPLVPAFHAQQFAADKNIAVLNLGGIANLTLLSKDTEVKGFDCGPGNMLMDAWIAEQQGHAFDENGTWASQGKVNQALLARMMTDSFFAKAPPKSTGRDDFHLEWLQKYIGAENINSEDVQATLLQLTVDSSLQAVLRYAPQTQILIVCGGGARNTALLDVFKARAKEIFKNSLDIMTSDMFGIDPQLVEGLAFAWLAWAHKEKRPANLPAVTGAKGPRILGACYPA, from the coding sequence ATGAATAAGCCCCATCCACTCTATATTGGCCTGATGTCTGGCACCAGCCTAGATGGGATAGATGCCGTACTGGCAAAGATTGAGAAGGCTGGTGATACCAGCCTTCTGGGCTCCATAAGCCTTGCCTTTAGCCCTGAATTACGCAAAGCCCTTCTGGACTTACAGAGTCCCGGACCAAACGAGATTCACCGGGAAAATCAGGCGGCCAATGCCCTAGCGCTAGCTTATGCAGATGCAGTCAAGCAATTACTTACTCAAGCCAAGCTTTCTGCCTCAGATATTAGTGCGATCGGTGCTCATGGCCAGACAATTCGCCATCAAGCTAATCTTGCCCATCATCTGGCCTATACACACCAAACTCTCAACCCAGCGCTTCTTGCAGAGCTGACCGGAATTGATGTCATCGCAGACTTTAGAAGTCGCGACCTTGCTGCTGGTGGTCATGGTGCCCCCTTAGTGCCAGCCTTTCATGCACAGCAGTTTGCTGCAGATAAAAATATCGCCGTACTCAATCTTGGCGGCATTGCAAACCTGACACTATTATCCAAAGACACTGAAGTAAAAGGCTTTGATTGTGGTCCTGGCAATATGTTGATGGATGCCTGGATTGCGGAACAACAAGGCCATGCATTTGATGAAAATGGTACTTGGGCATCACAAGGCAAAGTCAATCAAGCACTACTTGCAAGAATGATGACTGATTCATTTTTTGCAAAAGCTCCGCCAAAAAGTACAGGCCGTGACGACTTTCATCTAGAGTGGCTCCAAAAGTATATTGGTGCAGAAAACATCAACTCAGAGGATGTGCAAGCTACGCTACTGCAACTGACTGTGGACTCGTCACTGCAAGCAGTGCTACGTTATGCACCGCAAACCCAGATTCTCATTGTCTGTGGTGGTGGTGCCCGCAATACTGCATTACTAGACGTATTTAAAGCCAGAGCTAAAGAGATATTTAAAAACTCACTCGATATCATGACCAGCGATATGTTTGGTATTGATCCACAACTAGTAGAGGGTCTTGCATTCGCATGGTTGGCATGGGCTCATAAAGAAAAACGGCCAGCAAATCTGCCAGCCGTTACGGGAGCGAAAGGTCCTAGGATTCTAGGCGCTTGCTATCCAGCTTAA
- the erpA gene encoding iron-sulfur cluster insertion protein ErpA — translation MTQLATQEITQPAQDLAEPPTPLVFTDSAAAKVADLIAEEGNPELKLRVFVQGGGCSGFQYGFTFDDAVNEDDTLFEKNGVTLLVDSMSFQYLVGAEIDYKEDINGSQFVIKNPNAQTTCGCGSSFSA, via the coding sequence ATGACCCAATTAGCTACGCAAGAAATTACGCAACCGGCACAAGACTTAGCCGAGCCACCAACCCCATTGGTGTTCACGGATAGCGCCGCTGCAAAAGTGGCTGACTTGATTGCTGAAGAAGGTAATCCAGAATTGAAGTTACGCGTGTTTGTTCAAGGTGGCGGTTGTTCAGGATTTCAGTACGGATTCACATTTGATGACGCTGTGAACGAAGATGACACCCTATTTGAAAAGAATGGCGTGACTTTACTGGTTGATTCGATGAGCTTCCAATATTTAGTTGGCGCTGAGATTGATTACAAAGAAGATATCAACGGCTCACAGTTTGTGATTAAGAATCCTAACGCGCAAACAACTTGCGGTTGTGGTTCTTCTTTCTCCGCATAA
- the argC gene encoding N-acetyl-gamma-glutamyl-phosphate reductase, translated as MIKVGIVGGTGYTGVELLRLLAQHPEVQIQAITSRTEAGMPVSEMFPSLRGRIDLKFTTPDEAKLNECDVVFFATPHGVAMAQAKELLANNVKILDLAADFRLKDVKEFSKWYGMEHGCPEILAEAVYGLAEINREAIKKARVVGLAGCYPTSVQLGLAPLLSPKSTGGKQLIDGTHIISDSKSGTSGAGRKAEIGTLLSESADNFKAYAVKGHRHLPEIVQGLKAIAGHDQIGLTFVPHLTPMIRGIHSTLYVRLTEAGMKVDFQKLYEDFYKGEPFVDVMPAGSHPETRSVRGSNGLRIAVHRPSDGDTLVILVVEDNLVKGASGQGVQCMNLMFGLPETTGLTQIAVSP; from the coding sequence ATGATTAAAGTTGGCATCGTAGGTGGCACTGGATATACCGGAGTGGAACTACTGCGCTTGCTGGCGCAGCACCCCGAAGTTCAAATTCAGGCAATTACTTCACGCACAGAGGCTGGCATGCCAGTCTCGGAAATGTTCCCCTCTTTGCGTGGTCGGATTGATCTCAAGTTCACTACACCGGATGAAGCCAAATTAAATGAATGTGATGTTGTGTTCTTTGCAACACCACATGGCGTGGCAATGGCACAAGCAAAAGAATTACTTGCTAACAATGTGAAGATTTTGGATCTTGCTGCTGACTTTCGTTTGAAGGATGTCAAAGAATTTTCCAAGTGGTACGGTATGGAACATGGCTGCCCAGAAATTTTGGCTGAAGCGGTTTATGGTTTGGCTGAGATCAATCGTGAGGCAATTAAGAAAGCCCGCGTCGTGGGTTTAGCTGGTTGTTACCCCACCTCTGTGCAGCTTGGACTTGCTCCACTGCTTTCACCAAAGTCTACCGGTGGTAAACAGCTCATTGATGGCACGCATATTATTTCTGATTCTAAGTCGGGTACTTCAGGTGCTGGACGCAAGGCAGAAATTGGGACTTTATTGTCAGAATCTGCTGATAACTTCAAAGCTTATGCTGTTAAAGGCCACCGCCATCTTCCAGAAATTGTTCAAGGCTTGAAGGCTATTGCCGGTCACGATCAGATTGGTCTGACATTTGTGCCGCACTTAACGCCTATGATTAGGGGTATTCATTCAACCTTATATGTGCGCTTGACAGAGGCTGGAATGAAGGTAGATTTCCAAAAGCTCTACGAAGATTTCTACAAAGGTGAGCCTTTTGTAGATGTGATGCCGGCGGGTAGCCATCCAGAAACACGCTCAGTGAGGGGTAGCAATGGTTTGCGGATTGCCGTTCACCGCCCTAGTGATGGTGATACTTTAGTAATTTTGGTGGTTGAGGATAACCTAGTAAAGGGTGCTTCAGGCCAAGGGGTTCAGTGTATGAACCTGATGTTTGGCTTGCCTGAGACCACTGGATTGACACAGATTGCCGTTTCACCATAA
- the rpsI gene encoding 30S ribosomal protein S9: MAINYGNWNYGTGRRKSSVARVFIKSGKGEITVNGKPIDAYFARETSRMIARQPLALTAHLTTFDIKVNVSGGGETGQAGAVRHGVTRALIDYDNALKPTLSKAGLVTRDAREVERKKVGLHGARRRKQFSKR; encoded by the coding sequence ATGGCTATTAATTACGGAAATTGGAACTACGGGACAGGTCGTCGCAAGAGCTCTGTAGCACGTGTATTCATTAAATCTGGCAAAGGTGAGATTACTGTTAACGGTAAACCTATCGATGCTTACTTTGCTCGCGAAACATCACGCATGATCGCTCGTCAGCCTTTGGCTCTCACAGCTCACCTAACAACCTTTGATATCAAAGTAAACGTTAGCGGTGGCGGTGAAACTGGTCAAGCTGGTGCAGTTCGTCATGGTGTTACTCGTGCATTGATCGACTACGACAACGCTTTGAAGCCGACCCTGTCTAAAGCAGGCTTGGTAACTCGCGATGCTCGTGAAGTTGAGCGTAAAAAAGTTGGTCTGCATGGCGCGCGTCGTCGTAAGCAGTTCAGCAAGCGCTAA
- the rplM gene encoding 50S ribosomal protein L13 yields MKTFSAKSHEVVHEWFVIDATDKVLGRVASEVALRLRGKHKPEYTPHVDTGDFIVVINSSKLRVTGTKGLNKIYYRHSGYPGGISSTNFDKMQDRFPGRALEKAVKGMLPKGPLGYAMIKKLKVYGDASHPHAAQQPKALEI; encoded by the coding sequence ATGAAAACTTTTTCTGCAAAATCCCATGAGGTAGTGCATGAATGGTTCGTGATTGACGCTACGGACAAAGTCCTCGGTCGTGTCGCCAGTGAAGTGGCACTCCGTCTACGCGGCAAGCACAAGCCTGAATACACCCCACACGTTGATACCGGCGACTTTATTGTTGTCATCAACTCTTCTAAGCTGCGTGTCACAGGCACAAAAGGCTTGAACAAAATTTATTACCGTCACAGCGGATACCCAGGTGGTATTAGCTCGACCAACTTCGACAAGATGCAAGATCGTTTCCCAGGTCGTGCCTTAGAGAAGGCTGTGAAGGGTATGTTGCCAAAAGGCCCACTAGGTTATGCCATGATTAAGAAATTAAAAGTCTATGGCGACGCCAGTCATCCGCATGCGGCTCAACAGCCAAAAGCGTTAGAGATTTAA
- a CDS encoding OsmC family protein has protein sequence MECQVSWLGNGGMAFSAKTGSGHQVTMDGPPEAGGKNSASRPMELILAGTGGCAAFDVVLILQKARQEISACDVQLKAERAETEPKVFTKINLHFTVKGKNLDLSKVERAVKLSHEKYCSATTMLAKMAEITYSIDVLNDE, from the coding sequence ATGGAATGTCAAGTAAGTTGGTTGGGTAATGGCGGCATGGCGTTTTCGGCAAAAACCGGTAGTGGTCACCAGGTCACAATGGATGGGCCGCCCGAAGCTGGGGGCAAAAATAGCGCCTCAAGGCCTATGGAACTGATTTTGGCGGGAACTGGCGGCTGCGCCGCTTTTGATGTGGTTTTAATCCTACAAAAGGCTCGTCAGGAGATTAGCGCTTGCGACGTCCAGCTGAAAGCCGAGCGAGCAGAGACTGAGCCCAAAGTATTTACGAAAATTAACCTGCATTTCACGGTTAAAGGCAAAAACCTCGATTTGTCTAAGGTTGAGCGTGCAGTCAAACTTTCCCACGAAAAGTACTGCTCCGCGACAACTATGCTCGCCAAGATGGCAGAAATTACTTATTCGATCGACGTCCTGAATGACGAATAA
- the pyrC gene encoding dihydroorotase — protein sequence MSNSPIQIQLIQPDDWHLHIRDGEVMRDVLADTARQFARAIVMPNLKPPVTTVDLANAYRGRIEANLQSLGVTTFTPLMTLYLTDNTSANEVRKAKDAGIAGFKLYPAGATTNSDAGVSDIKHCYSALEAMQAVGMPLLVHGEVTSAHIDIFDREAVFIDQVLEPLRKDFPDLKIVFEHITTKQAAHYVRDAQTAGKNTIAATITPQHLLMNRNAIFSGGIRPHNYCLPVLKREEHRVALLDAATSGNPRFFLGTDSAPHAKGAKEAACGCAGCYSAFNALGLYAEAFESVGKLDKLEGFASFFGPDFYLMPRNTQKVTLVKQAQNIPAELPLGDDTIVPLRAGEMIAWTLA from the coding sequence ATGTCCAATAGCCCAATACAAATTCAACTGATTCAACCAGATGACTGGCATTTACATATTCGTGATGGTGAGGTAATGCGAGACGTATTGGCGGATACTGCGCGCCAATTTGCGCGTGCCATCGTCATGCCGAATTTAAAGCCTCCAGTGACTACGGTGGATTTGGCAAATGCGTATCGTGGTCGCATAGAAGCTAACCTTCAGTCTTTGGGTGTAACTACTTTTACCCCATTAATGACTTTGTATCTCACGGATAACACTTCTGCGAATGAAGTGCGTAAAGCAAAGGATGCTGGCATTGCTGGATTTAAGCTTTATCCTGCAGGAGCGACAACTAACAGTGATGCAGGTGTGAGTGATATTAAGCATTGTTATTCTGCACTTGAAGCAATGCAGGCTGTCGGAATGCCCTTGTTGGTGCATGGTGAAGTGACTAGTGCGCATATTGATATCTTTGATCGTGAAGCAGTGTTTATTGATCAAGTGCTTGAACCTTTGCGTAAAGATTTTCCTGATCTGAAGATTGTGTTTGAGCACATTACTACCAAACAAGCTGCGCACTATGTTCGTGATGCGCAAACTGCTGGAAAAAATACTATAGCTGCTACGATTACCCCGCAACATTTATTAATGAATCGCAATGCGATTTTTTCTGGTGGTATTCGTCCGCACAACTACTGCTTGCCAGTACTGAAGCGTGAAGAGCATCGTGTTGCTTTATTAGATGCCGCAACGAGTGGCAACCCCAGATTTTTCTTAGGCACAGATAGTGCGCCCCATGCTAAGGGCGCTAAAGAAGCTGCTTGCGGTTGCGCTGGTTGTTATAGTGCTTTCAATGCCTTAGGTTTATATGCTGAGGCATTTGAGAGTGTAGGCAAGCTAGACAAACTAGAAGGCTTCGCTAGTTTCTTCGGTCCAGATTTTTATCTAATGCCGCGTAATACTCAAAAGGTAACTTTGGTGAAGCAGGCGCAAAACATTCCTGCAGAGCTTCCTTTGGGTGATGACACGATTGTGCCGCTTCGTGCTGGTGAGATGATTGCTTGGACCTTGGCTTAA
- a CDS encoding glycerate kinase, whose protein sequence is MSQQENILKNAFAAALAVADPSKIVPEYLSKIFPQGSEPKGRCLVVGAGKASASMATALESYAKSCWPNATIEGVVLTRYGHSSPTGHIQIIEAGHPVPDQAGMDGAKEIYRLVGELQAGDILIALISGGGSSLLTLPQAGITIEDMRKTTEALLRSGAPIEEMNVVRKHLSAIQGGNLARLAIARGARVEALLISDVTGDSPADIASGPCAPDYSTYQDALDILAKHHLSSDSIPESVLSHLQRGIAGEVPETLKEADIQNTVISNHVIATAYKSLEAAAVYVRTQGYEPVILGDTITGEAQVVGMAQASLARQHLKMNKPMALISGGECTVTIPNGIKGRGGRCSEYLLSFFAASIDLPNIAALAADTDGIDGSEKNAGAWFTPEIRQAANQQDLIPSQFLNQHDCYGFFAQLDALVETGPTLTNVNDFRIILLGK, encoded by the coding sequence ATGAGCCAGCAAGAAAACATTCTCAAAAATGCCTTTGCCGCAGCTTTAGCGGTTGCTGACCCAAGCAAAATCGTTCCGGAATACCTCAGCAAGATCTTTCCTCAAGGTTCGGAGCCCAAGGGAAGATGTTTAGTAGTAGGTGCAGGTAAAGCCAGTGCGTCAATGGCAACTGCCCTAGAGTCGTACGCGAAGAGTTGTTGGCCTAATGCAACTATTGAGGGAGTGGTGTTGACCCGCTATGGGCACAGCTCTCCTACTGGTCATATCCAAATTATTGAAGCGGGTCATCCTGTACCTGATCAAGCGGGTATGGATGGCGCTAAAGAAATCTATCGCTTGGTTGGTGAATTGCAAGCCGGTGACATTTTGATTGCCTTAATCTCTGGTGGCGGTTCAAGTTTGCTTACTTTGCCCCAAGCTGGCATTACTATTGAAGATATGCGCAAGACTACCGAAGCGCTATTGCGTTCTGGTGCGCCAATTGAAGAGATGAATGTCGTTCGTAAACATTTGTCAGCGATTCAGGGCGGTAATTTAGCAAGATTAGCTATTGCACGTGGTGCTCGAGTTGAAGCATTGCTGATTTCGGATGTGACGGGAGATTCTCCTGCAGACATTGCCAGCGGCCCTTGTGCTCCAGATTATTCAACCTACCAGGATGCTCTGGATATCTTGGCTAAACACCACTTAAGTTCTGACTCTATTCCAGAGTCAGTTTTGTCCCATTTACAGCGTGGTATTGCTGGTGAAGTTCCGGAGACTTTAAAAGAAGCGGACATACAAAATACGGTGATCAGTAATCATGTGATTGCCACGGCCTATAAGAGTCTTGAGGCTGCAGCAGTCTACGTTCGCACACAGGGTTATGAGCCAGTGATTTTGGGTGACACAATTACGGGTGAGGCTCAAGTTGTAGGAATGGCGCAAGCTTCTCTAGCGCGTCAGCACTTGAAGATGAATAAGCCAATGGCTCTTATCTCGGGTGGTGAGTGCACTGTGACCATTCCTAATGGAATTAAAGGCCGTGGCGGTCGCTGTAGTGAATACCTGCTTTCATTCTTCGCGGCATCAATTGATCTTCCGAATATTGCTGCTTTAGCTGCAGATACTGATGGTATCGATGGTAGTGAAAAGAATGCTGGTGCGTGGTTCACTCCTGAGATCCGACAGGCCGCCAATCAGCAAGACTTAATCCCTTCACAGTTCTTAAATCAGCACGATTGCTATGGTTTTTTTGCGCAATTAGATGCTTTGGTGGAAACTGGCCCCACACTGACAAACGTGAACGATTTCCGAATCATCTTGCTTGGTAAATAA
- a CDS encoding ABC transporter ATP-binding protein/permease: MRHSSGHHHSVADSKPAKGSDWKVICDLLPYLLEYKFRVAIALTCLVAAKVTNLGIPILMKQLIDELNIKANSPQALLVVPAGLIIAYGLLRVSASLFTELRESLFARVTQNAVRKVALQVFEHLHSLALSFHLARQTGGVSRDIERGTRGIQSLISYSLYSILPTLIEFCLVLGYLAYAYDMWFAIITLVALVLYIAFTVVVTEWRTHFRRTMNDMDSKANQKAIDSLLNFETVKYFGNEAFEASRYDQNLIRYQTAAVKSQKSLAVLNLGQQAIIAVGLVLILWRATQGVIDGSMTLGDLVLVNTLMIQLYIPLNFLGVIYREIKQALTDMDRMFSLLNTEKEIADVPNAQPLHVSNQGCGPDVRFENVSFHYEANREILKNVSFNIPAGTITAVVGQSGAGKSTLARLLFRFYDVQSGKILIDNQNIVDVTQSSLRKAIGIVPQDTVLFNDTIGYNIAYGNPNASIEEVHEAARAAQIDRFIKHLPEGYDTQVGERGLKLSGGEKQRVAIARTLLKKPAMLIFDEATSALDSKTERAFQEELLGLAKNRTTLIIAHRLSTIIHADQILVMEHGQIVERGTHTELLAAGGRYDEMWQMQERIVLD, from the coding sequence ATGAGACATTCATCAGGGCATCATCATTCAGTAGCAGACTCAAAGCCGGCAAAGGGTAGCGACTGGAAAGTTATTTGCGATTTACTCCCCTATCTATTGGAATATAAGTTTAGGGTTGCGATTGCTTTGACATGCTTAGTGGCTGCTAAGGTGACTAATCTTGGCATTCCGATTTTGATGAAGCAATTGATTGATGAGCTCAATATCAAAGCTAACTCTCCTCAAGCTTTATTAGTAGTACCAGCCGGATTGATCATAGCCTATGGTCTCTTGCGGGTGTCTGCTTCTTTATTTACCGAGCTACGAGAATCCCTCTTTGCTCGCGTTACTCAAAATGCAGTGCGTAAAGTGGCTTTGCAGGTTTTCGAGCATTTACATTCTTTGGCTCTTAGCTTTCATCTGGCTCGTCAAACCGGGGGAGTCAGTCGAGATATTGAGCGTGGTACTCGCGGTATTCAGTCGCTGATTTCTTATTCCCTGTATAGCATCCTACCAACCCTGATTGAGTTCTGTTTGGTACTTGGCTACCTGGCTTACGCATACGATATGTGGTTTGCCATTATTACCCTGGTTGCATTGGTGCTCTATATTGCCTTTACGGTAGTGGTGACAGAATGGCGAACACATTTCCGCCGCACTATGAATGACATGGATTCCAAGGCGAATCAGAAGGCAATTGATTCATTATTGAATTTTGAGACCGTTAAGTATTTTGGTAATGAAGCCTTTGAGGCTAGTCGTTACGATCAAAATCTGATCCGTTACCAAACGGCTGCAGTGAAGTCCCAAAAATCTTTAGCCGTACTCAATCTTGGGCAGCAAGCAATTATTGCCGTTGGATTAGTCCTCATTTTGTGGCGAGCAACGCAGGGCGTGATCGATGGATCTATGACCTTGGGTGATTTGGTATTGGTTAATACCTTGATGATTCAGTTGTATATCCCGCTAAATTTCTTAGGCGTGATCTATCGTGAGATTAAGCAGGCACTCACAGATATGGATCGCATGTTCTCGCTTCTCAATACGGAGAAAGAAATTGCGGATGTACCCAATGCGCAGCCTTTGCACGTTAGCAATCAAGGCTGTGGCCCAGATGTTCGTTTTGAAAATGTCTCGTTTCATTATGAGGCAAATCGTGAGATTTTGAAGAATGTTAGTTTCAACATACCAGCGGGAACCATTACTGCAGTTGTGGGTCAAAGCGGTGCTGGTAAGAGTACCTTAGCCCGCCTACTATTTCGTTTTTACGATGTCCAGTCCGGCAAAATCCTCATTGATAATCAAAATATTGTGGATGTTACTCAATCGAGTTTACGCAAAGCGATTGGTATCGTTCCTCAAGACACTGTTTTGTTTAATGACACCATTGGCTACAACATTGCTTATGGCAATCCCAATGCATCAATTGAAGAGGTTCACGAGGCTGCCAGGGCGGCACAGATCGATCGTTTCATCAAGCATCTACCAGAGGGCTACGATACCCAAGTAGGCGAGCGTGGTCTCAAATTATCCGGTGGTGAGAAACAGCGTGTTGCGATTGCGCGTACCCTACTCAAAAAGCCAGCAATGTTAATTTTTGATGAAGCAACATCGGCGCTGGACTCTAAAACGGAGCGGGCGTTTCAGGAGGAGTTGCTTGGTTTAGCTAAAAACCGTACAACTTTGATTATTGCCCATAGGCTTTCCACCATTATTCATGCGGATCAAATTTTGGTAATGGAACATGGTCAGATAGTCGAGCGGGGAACACATACAGAGCTATTGGCTGCTGGTGGCCGTTATGATGAAATGTGGCAAATGCAAGAGCGCATTGTTCTTGATTAG
- the nudB gene encoding dihydroneopterin triphosphate diphosphatase gives MKIPISVLVVIYKSNGEVLLIERADKANFWQSVTGSIDFLGEDLSAAAAREVLEETSIDVQSLPAASLQDMHHQIEYEIYPQWRHRYAPGVTKNAEHWFSLLVPNAVSVRLAPREHIAYQWLPHSEAANKCFSPSNGAAIRKLFSARQSVTD, from the coding sequence TTGAAAATCCCCATTTCGGTTTTAGTTGTCATTTACAAATCGAATGGGGAGGTCTTGCTAATCGAGCGAGCCGATAAAGCCAATTTTTGGCAATCTGTTACTGGTAGCATTGATTTCCTTGGTGAGGATCTTAGTGCCGCCGCCGCGCGCGAAGTCCTTGAAGAGACCAGCATTGATGTCCAATCTCTTCCAGCAGCCTCCTTACAGGATATGCATCATCAGATTGAGTATGAGATTTATCCGCAATGGCGTCATCGCTACGCTCCTGGAGTGACCAAAAATGCTGAGCATTGGTTCTCATTACTAGTCCCAAATGCAGTTTCAGTCAGATTGGCGCCAAGAGAGCACATTGCCTATCAATGGTTGCCTCACTCTGAAGCGGCAAATAAATGTTTCTCTCCCAGTAATGGCGCAGCAATTCGCAAGTTATTTTCTGCGCGTCAGAGCGTAACTGACTAA
- the aspS gene encoding aspartate--tRNA ligase, with the protein MSMRSHTCGQVTESLIGQEITLSGWVNRRRDHGGVIFIDLRDHQGFVQVVCDPDRPEMFVLAEQVRNEFCIQVKGLVRARPAGTENNDLVSGKIEVLCRSLVILNASITPPFQLEDENLSETTRLTHRVLDLRRPQMQKNLRLRYNVAMECRRYLDAAGFIDIETPMLTKSTPEGARDYLVPSRVHDGQFFALPQSPQLFKQLLMVAGFDRYYQITKCFRDEDLRADRQPEFTQIDCETAFLDELEIRELFENMIRHIFKITMNVELPNPFPTMPYSEGMARFGSDKPDLRVNFEFTELTDLMKDVDFKVFSGAANQEGGRVVGLCVPGGAEISRSEIDDYTQFVAIYGAKGLAWIKVNSVAEGRNGLQSPIVKNLHDAAIEGILKRTGAKDGDIIFFGADKEKVVNDAIGGLRLKIGHSAWGKEHGLSTEGWKPLWVVDFPMFEYDEDNARWVACHHPFTSPKDEHMQYLESSPGKCLAKAYDMVLNGSEIGGGSVRIHQEAVQSQVFRALKIGAEEAQAKFGFLLDALQYGAPPHGGIAFGLDRIVTMMTGAESIRDVIAFPKTQRAQCLLTQAPSPVDERQLKELHIRLRQAAPAA; encoded by the coding sequence ATGTCGATGCGAAGCCATACCTGCGGTCAGGTAACTGAATCACTCATTGGTCAAGAGATTACTCTCTCTGGTTGGGTTAATCGTCGCCGTGACCACGGTGGTGTGATTTTTATTGATCTTCGTGATCACCAAGGTTTTGTCCAAGTTGTTTGCGACCCAGATCGTCCTGAAATGTTTGTATTGGCTGAGCAAGTTCGTAATGAATTTTGTATTCAGGTCAAAGGTTTGGTACGAGCACGTCCTGCCGGAACTGAGAACAATGATTTAGTTAGCGGCAAGATTGAAGTGCTTTGTCGTAGCCTGGTGATTTTGAATGCGTCCATTACTCCTCCATTCCAATTAGAAGACGAGAATTTATCTGAGACTACTCGCTTAACTCACCGTGTTTTGGACTTGCGTCGCCCGCAAATGCAAAAGAATTTGCGTTTACGTTACAACGTGGCCATGGAATGCCGCCGCTACCTGGATGCTGCAGGTTTTATCGATATCGAAACACCGATGTTAACGAAGAGCACCCCTGAAGGTGCGCGTGACTACTTGGTACCTTCACGTGTTCATGATGGTCAGTTCTTTGCTTTGCCACAGTCTCCTCAGCTATTTAAACAGTTGTTGATGGTGGCTGGTTTTGATCGTTACTACCAAATTACTAAGTGCTTCCGTGACGAAGATTTGCGTGCTGATCGTCAGCCTGAATTTACTCAGATCGACTGTGAAACTGCTTTCTTGGATGAGCTAGAAATCCGTGAGTTATTTGAAAATATGATTCGTCATATTTTCAAAATCACCATGAACGTGGAGTTGCCTAATCCATTTCCGACCATGCCTTACTCTGAGGGTATGGCGCGCTTTGGTTCAGATAAGCCAGATCTGCGTGTGAATTTTGAATTTACCGAATTGACTGATTTAATGAAAGATGTCGATTTCAAAGTATTTTCTGGTGCAGCAAATCAAGAGGGTGGACGTGTAGTTGGTTTGTGCGTACCTGGCGGTGCTGAGATTAGTCGTAGTGAAATTGATGACTACACTCAATTTGTGGCGATCTATGGCGCCAAAGGTTTGGCTTGGATTAAAGTCAATTCAGTTGCAGAGGGCCGCAATGGCTTGCAATCACCAATCGTTAAGAACTTGCATGATGCAGCTATCGAAGGCATCTTGAAGCGTACTGGTGCTAAAGATGGCGACATTATTTTCTTCGGTGCTGATAAAGAAAAAGTAGTGAACGATGCTATTGGTGGTTTGCGTCTGAAGATTGGTCACTCTGCTTGGGGTAAAGAGCATGGCTTATCTACCGAAGGTTGGAAGCCATTATGGGTGGTGGATTTCCCAATGTTTGAATATGATGAAGACAATGCCCGTTGGGTTGCATGTCACCATCCATTTACTAGCCCCAAAGATGAGCACATGCAGTATCTCGAATCAAGTCCTGGAAAGTGCTTAGCCAAGGCCTATGACATGGTTCTGAACGGTAGCGAGATTGGTGGTGGATCAGTCCGCATCCATCAAGAAGCAGTGCAAAGCCAGGTATTCCGTGCTCTGAAGATTGGTGCCGAAGAGGCTCAGGCGAAGTTTGGATTCTTGTTGGATGCTTTGCAGTACGGCGCGCCTCCACATGGTGGTATTGCATTTGGTTTGGATCGTATCGTCACGATGATGACTGGTGCTGAATCAATCCGTGATGTAATCGCCTTCCCGAAAACACAACGTGCACAGTGCTTGCTTACTCAGGCTCCTAGCCCAGTAGATGAGCGTCAGTTAAAAGAGCTTCATATCCGCTTGCGTCAAGCTGCACCTGCTGCTTAA